DNA sequence from the Rhizoctonia solani chromosome 14, complete sequence genome:
CAGAACCGATTCAATATATTCAATCTCCAGCGTTTCTTCCTGTCATGGGTCAGCCAGGTTTGGTTTCATAATATGCGCATGAACCCACCTCGCCCACATTGTGTTCGCTGCACCATTCCGCTAACGAACCTACCAATAGCTCTCCGTTAACTAGAAAGTCGAATGGTACAGGCTGTGCTGATGAAAGGACTTTATTAATGAGTTGCGATAGGTGATACCTCGCCCATGACGTAGGTATCATATATTTTGAGGATGGGATAGCATAGGCTGTTCTAGTAGTTAGAATCACGGGATGCGTCCGAACCGATTCAGACATAGTGGATGTCAGTGGGGAGACGGGTTTAAATTTAATTTGCAATATCCTTGGCTTATATCGCACGTGACTACAGGGTCATTCGATCTCTCGGCGACAAGGAACGTGTATCCAGAGCCTAATTGTCCAGCAAGGTAATGTATTTACCCCACTATAAACCTGGAGCTTCATGACTCTTGAATATAATATCCGCCTGGGCTGTCCAGCCCTCAGTGTTCAAGTGCAGACATTATTCAGTCCCGCAATGTATCGGGCACATGTGTTAAGCACAAGGGAGTTGAGTAATTTTGTGGGAGTCATGATTTCTTTGATGGCAGCAACGTTGCCCAGCTCACAGTCTCAGAACTTCCATGATGCATTTCGCTTCGGCTGTGGCGCTTTTATGATGGCTTCTTCGACTAGGATAGATCTTTGGTTGGCTATTTCAAGCTAAATCAACACGCCTTTCATGGATAACAGCATCTAAGGTACATAGTGTGAACTCCTGTGAAATGGATGTTAGCACTTTGATTGGCTAATAACCACGATCGATCATCGATCGACGCCGAATTTTGGGAACAGATAGCTTCCCCAGTACGGGTTCGTCCCAAACTCTGGGAAAAGTAGATTCCCGGGAACAGAGGAAGGGTAAAAGAAAGGCTGGAACAGCATAGATATCGCGTGTTCAATTTTCTCTAGCAGATCCATGTGAGTTCGAACCGATGCATTCAATTCTCTGCCACAGGAGACTTTCGCCTCGACGACACCACCGCTCCGAAGTTATGATTTGACGGTATCCAATCGTAAGCTTACAGGCCAATTACCCTTGCCCGTTTCCGTGGAGTGGTACACTAATGGCTCCAGGAACGATAACGGAGTACGCCTTCCGATCCCAGCACATGGGGAGAATTCGGCGGACACAATTGACGCCTCTAGTTCTTATTGCGGCTTCTGGCGCTGCGTACCGAGCGATAATTATAAAAGCATCGAGAATTCGCCTTCAGATTAGCATACACATCCGCTTCGAGAACGAGTTGTACTACTAAATAACCACGCCCTCCTTTAGTACGGCTGTTTCGTATCCCAAGCAGGACTCTTCAGTTCATCAATGTACACCAATTCTGTTACCTATCCAGGAATCCAGGAAATGTATATCGGGAAACCCATTCGAAACGTTAGTGGCCCCTTCGCTGGTCGCACAATTAGGTATTTGGGTTATATCAACTAGGGTTATTTCTCCAACCAAATCTCTATCACGCAGGTCTCAGTTGCAAGAATATCAAAAACCTGACTTAGGACGAAAGCAAGTAATATACGGCGAGAAAGTGAAGACCAGTAATGATAATGTCTTCACAGGTTTGCTAGGCGCGATAGGCGTCCTGTAGATCCACCACCAGTGGTTCGGCTCCGTATGTTCGAAGTATTAGAAGAGGGAACAGACAACCAACATGAAGAAGAAATTTCAGCTGAGTTAGTCCATGGTTTGACTATCATAATGATCGATCTATAATTCCCCCTAGTTCTATAGAAACGACGGGACTCGTAGCTCATGTGGACCTTTTCGCGGTCAGCCCACCGCCTGGAATGACTTTTGAACCCCTGGATGATTCCATGCAAACACCTTCGGATGACTGTGAAAAAGGTTCCTGTGATCAAGGTAGTAGTAGCCAGGAAGACCGAAGCGACGAGACTTCACTTGTCGTGGACGAGAACTCGGTTTTAACATCGGCCGTTTTCGGTTCATCATTTGTTAATGCGGTTAAGATCCACGATTTGAATGGAGAAATAGTCATTCTTTTCGTTTTCGCGGTATGTATTTTAGCTCACCATGTTCTTCTTTCGTTGCTTAGTTGGCGTATAGGACTTGTCCGTGAAAATAGAGGGACAGTAAGCTTATATTTATTGGCATGGATCTTGCGTGCAGATACTGAGCAACATAACATCGTAGCTTTGTGTATCGCTATCGGTGCTTTAATTTGTCCAGGTATGCTTCATTATTAGTGCGATCATCACGTAGTGCTGATCGAATTATACGCCTAGTCGCGTTGCTGGCTCGGATGATATCCCAATCATGGCAGAATTACGCAGGTATGTTTGAATGTATAACTTGACTCAGAATATTCTGAACCCATCTTTTGTTCCAGCGGAATATTCATTATCTATTCGACGAAAGAGTGTGTACAATAGTTTATGATGGCCAAATACTCAATTAACgggatatatgcagatttcCTGGACTTCAGGCGTCCACAGAGCTCACCAAGGTAAGTTATGATTTGGTATTTTATGTATGCGACTCAATGGCGCCCTCCAAAGCATCTGGGC
Encoded proteins:
- a CDS encoding velvet factor, with product MFEVLEEGTDNQHEEEISADSIETTGLVAHVDLFAVSPPPGMTFEPLDDSMQTPSDDCEKGSCDQGSSSQEDRSDETSLVVDENSVLTSAVFGSSFVNAVKIHDLNGEIVILFVFADLSVKIEGHFVYRYRCFNLSSRVAGSDDIPIMAELRSGIFIIYSTKEFPGLQASTELTKHLGRWGVRVNLREHSRGKRNKQGEEDGEEDEISNGGGEMIVDEEHGLQFYSRHFLAQQRQIVFGPPASHQGGGGYEHGP